Below is a window of Oxyura jamaicensis isolate SHBP4307 breed ruddy duck chromosome 21, BPBGC_Ojam_1.0, whole genome shotgun sequence DNA.
ACAGTTCTCTGATTAGCCTTCCCCTTGGAAACCATGGAAAACTTCAAGTTTCCAAGAACAAATACGTATCCACTGAATAGTGGAAGGACGTTGTTATCCTCTGCAGAGGGCCATCTGTGCATCAGATTGGATATAGAGCTCTGTTTCTGGAATGCCATGCAAATCTCAGTATATAAATACCTAATTAATTAAATACGACTGTAGCTAATGAGCAGGATTGCTGCAGGTTTTACAAACAGAGCAACATTAGGCTTGtgttatttcagcattttgcttcTGGGGAGAGGATGTGtcacttttcaaaaacaaaataaagaaacgaggtgaaattttatttctgtgggcCTGCAGTGTTGAGCAGTGCTTGTTGAGCAGCACAAGTGCTTGTGGCAGAAGGCACACGCTGTGCTGTTACCTGCAGTGGTTTGTGGTCCTAAAACGATGTTATTTAAGATGGACAACAAAGTAGCTGTATATAGTATTTCCTGAGATGTGATGTAATCTCTTTACAGTTATGTTCCTTAACCATGTTAATGTGTTTCAAGTTGTGTACAGTCTTTAAAAGGGGAACTGGTTAGGAACTGCCCTTGTCACACTGGATTGCTGTAAATTCTCCTTGTATTAGTTCTGTTACCATTATGTGACTTGTTTAAGTGATCTTGGAATCATGCCTTACTCGAAGGAACAATAAAATCggtttgtgtgcttttttaaaaatgtaattaaaaggaCCTCAAGAATGATACACGCATTTACtgggtattttttaaaaaagcgtTAGGTGGGCTGggtgtttatttaaaagctaagtaggctgaggctggcagcacGAAGGCTGAAGCTCTGCGGGAAGCCAGCGATGGGTGCTGCCTTCCAGCCTGGTGTCAAAATGGCGCCGCCGGCTCCTCTCCACACGGCCCCTCGCGGCTCCCGTGTTCCCCCTCCCCGGGTACGTCATCAGCCGGCCGCGGCGGGCGGAAGTGACGCGCTCGCGTGGCGCTGCTCGTCCCGGGGCCCGGCAGCGGCGGCGGTGAGCGGGGGGGGCGCTGAGGGGacctgggggggagggggggggcggccggggccggagGGGCTCGGTAACGGAGCGGGGTTTTTGTGCTTTATTCCCAGGGGTTTGGGCTTCTGAACTCCAATGGGTGATGAAAAGGATTCTTGGAAAGTGAAAACTTTAGATGAGATTCTGCAGGAGAAGAAGcggaggaaggagcaggaggagaaggcagagataaAGCGCATGAAGAACGTAAGCTGACGGGGAGGGGATCCTCTGTGATCGGGGGGATCTCCGTGATCCCGGGGGGCCTCCGGGCTCGTACACACGCTTCATGTGTGATCTCTGCCCCCCCCGTGCCAAAGCTTGACAGAAACCAACGTTTCCCTATGATTCCATTTAATTTCTTATGTTATACGTGTGATTTATATCATTCTTTTATACAGTAATTACATATAACGCTAGCATATATTAATAATcattatatatttcttcattttggggttgtttgttagaaaaattaaataacaacaacaattaaACAGCAGCGGCACTTCACCTAAAAGCCTTTTCACAGGTTTTATACACAAATGGAGTTAAATGTTCGCAAATAACTTTTACATGGCTTTCTGCAACTTCCTACGGAGTAACTTTGCGTTAAAAAATAACACTAGTTAAAATAACTGCTTAGTGGTTGTTTGATCTTGTCTAATTATGTTGCGATTACGGGTGAACTGTTATAAATGCAATCTAGCTGCATTTAGCTGCTGACACTACAAAACCTCTCCTAAGTCAGCGTGCTGTACGGctggatgtttttcttccaaaaatggAAGAGTTGAGACctattttgttattctttgtGACACACAAATTACTTCCGttctatttttcccctttcttgtgtttgtttcGCAGTCGGATGATAGGGATTCGAAGCGGGATTCTCTTGAAGAGGGGGAGTTGAGGGATCACCGCATGGAAATAACGATCAGAAATTCACCTTACAGGAGGGAAGACTCTATGGAAGATAGGTAACCGTGAGAGAACAGAGTTCTCATCTTAGAACATgttgctgaaatgaaatggtGAAGTACTGAGGAGAGCGTTTAAAAGTatattaatgggaaaaaaatagctttctgaGGAGTTTGCTTGTGTATTAAAAGTTTCTGTGTAAGAATAGATTAACTTTTTGTCTCTGTGACtatgattttctttaatttactgTTAATGCTTTGATTCATGGAATtatagaaattaatataaattaataaagtaggaaaaaaatgctgtttttaaaattaagaggAAATAACACAATGTTTTAGGCAGCACATGTAACCTTCCAAGCTTATTAATTTGTGTCACGTTTTAGAGGAGAAGAAGATGATTCCTTGGCTATAAAACCCCCCCAGCAAATGTCACGGAAAGAAAAAACCCATCATAGAAAAgatgagaagaggaaagagaagcgTAGACATCGTAGTCACTCAGCAGAAGGTGAGTGTTAATTAATATGTTCGCCTGATGCTTCTTGTAGCTTTCCGGGCTCGAGCTGAACAGGCACTATAAAGAGAGTAAATAACAACAATTAACAAACCAGAGAAAACATATCAGATGGATAAGATAAAGGAAGTTAAATTTGCGTTTTTTTGGTTATGTGTAATGCCCTTCAAAGAACAGCAGGTGCATGTTTGTGTTTGCGAGGACAGTAACCACTCTTGTCAGGGACCCAGAGTCTGCTTTTGCTCTTTGAAGTCTGTTACGCTTCTTTCTGGCTTCGCTGCGTCAGGGCAATGAACTATTTGTACCCGACTGTAAAGAGACAAATATCCTTTCAGTATTAACGAGTACTAGAAACATACACTCTGTATTCCTGTTACAACCTTTTTTTGGGGTTGTTTTCAATGCATTTGTGCAAGATCTTACAatcttttaagtttttaatgCCCTTTCAGATCAGGATTTTTCCATTAAGGAAAGTACAGAGAGCATAGACATAGGTTATCATAAGTAATCCTTTCTACctttactttttgaaaacaggagcattaaatgttttgaatagTAACactccaaaattaatttttgcttgtttagGGAAACATGCCagagtgaaagagaaagaacGGGAGCATGAGCGTAGGAAGAGACATAGAGAAGAGCAGGATAAGGCCCGACGTGAATGGGAAAGACAGAAACGGAGAGAAATGGCAAGGGAGCATTCCAGGAGGGAGAGGTACATCCATCCTTGGACAGACTTAACAAAGAGATGAGCTGATTCCTCCTCTAAAAGTATCTCTAACCTTTCGTTGCTCTGAAATGACCCACAAATTCAGAGCAAAAACTGGTAAGGTCTGGTGACAGTACCATGTTCCTGTGAATGTGTTCTCTAAAATGGGTTCTTGACTTTGATTGCCTTTGTAAGTGACTTTATTACAGGAGATGTTTCTAAGTGAAGTCATTTTCACTGTTCTActgtaacaaagaaaacagcaaaccaGTTTGGCATAATAGGGTTTATTGACTGAACTTCCTTGCTTTGGCTTTAAATCCTGGTAAGGGTGCAGAGGCTCACGAGTTTTCAAGCtgatgtctttgtttttaaaggatcAGCTGAAAAGCTCCGTTGCTGTGGTGGTGTTGCTAATGAAATTGAACAGCCCTGTAGCTGGTTGAAGAAAACAGTTCACCTTTACTTCATAAGTGGAATTTGTAATGAATTGTAACGTAACAAAGAATAACAAAAGTTCTTTTCTAGGGATCGCCTGGAGCAACTTGAGCGAGAGcgagagagaaaaatcagagagcagcagaaagaacaaagggAGCAAAAGGAGCGCGAGAGGCGAGCTGAAGAAAGACGTAAGGAACGAGAAGCCAGAAGAGAAGGTAACTGTCTCTGTATAAATGTTGTTTGAGCTCAGTCTGCCACAGGGGTGGAACAGAGGTGTAGAAAGCAGTTTTTGCTTAGGTCAGTGCCagaattaacaacaacaacaacaaagtggGAAGTGGGGTGGAGGctctgtctggaaaaaaaaattctaaagttgtacaaagggaaatgaaacaATGTCGGATGTCCTGGCATATGGAGTAGTCAGTAAGTCTCTGGTTTTCTATAGAAACAAGGTTTATGTAATGCTGTAGTCACGTgcgttgtgtgtgtgtatgtgtgtgtatctgtCACGACTGCAGTGGCTTCTGAGCTCCTTGGCTGAGTCTAACCCAATCTGATAGAGAATAAAGTCTCAGAATCAAGTGTGTTAaagtttttggaaaataaatggtaAGGGGATGAGGAGAGATCTTCTAAGTAGTCCAGCTACGTAAAAGACTAATAGGAGTCAAGTGGGGAAGATCTGAGAATTTATCAATTTAAACTCACTTCTCCGTGAGCTCTCACCTAGCATCGGATAACTTGCTCTGGAAGTTCAGATCGTTTTTGTTTAAATGACCTCTGTTTGTCCTGGCTCACAGAGGTAAAAACCTGAACCCATTCCTGTGACACAGATTGCTCAGGAGTAGAAGAGGTCATGTTTATTGCTGTTCTTTCTAGTTCCACTCATCCTGAACAGCTCCTTTGTGCTGGGTATTTATGCAGGTCTTCCTCGATGTACTtagcctttcatttttatcGCTCTGAATGTTCTGTCGGCTCCTTagctgttttcattcttctgtgtaTCCCCCTAGTCTGTCCACTTCTTTCTCGTGCTTTAAAGCCTCAGGTTTGGGATGTTTACTGGGTAGGATAGAGGGCATTTGCATCTGTTGCCTAAGTATGGCAGCACCTTTCTGTAAGTAGTCCAAACCCATATTGTATTGTGCACGAGGTAAATCCTAATCCTTGTTCTCTTAGGTATCTTTGCTCTCCTAGATACAGTTAGGTTCCACTTCCACCCTTCCCCATTACGATTTTGTAAGGAAAATGTGCAAAGCAGGTGGCTGGGGCAGACAGAAGATTTTTAATTAGGGCAGGGAGATTTAACAActtcctttggttttgttttcactagTTTCTGCACACCATAGAACAGTGAGGGAAGAATATGGAGACAAAGTGAAAATGAGACCCTGGAGTCGCAGTCCATTACGACAGCAAAGAGACAAGCCTGAGCAAGGAGAGAGCAGGAAACCAGGTAGCATTTGCCACCTCATAATGTCTTTGCCTGGAGGCTAGGAGAGGTGTTCTGGGGTAGTGTGTGTTTTTTAGTATATATCCCTTGTGTGCTGTATGAAAAGTGATGTCCACTTCAGCCCTGGTGGCATAACTCTGGAGTGCTGGAGAAGGATGGCACATGCACTGTTTTCTAAAGCAATGCTTTTCTGCAGGTAATTGTGTAAGTGACAAACTGAGTGAATCTTTCCTGCTCAGTAGTAGGGGCAGTCATTAAACAAGTTTCAAAGTGAGTTACTTTGTTCAGTGATGAAagacagctgatttttttttttttttttacttttgtaatttaattttgttgccGATTAAAAAGGGATTGTTTGCAGTAGTTCCACTTGGATTTGGTGTTAGGAACGAAGCTACCTTAAAAAGCAACCTTAGAGGGAACAATACAGCTTAAGCATCACCAATATTGTCATCTTGTAGAAGCAAACACGTGCTTAAAGCAGCATTCTGGTGAGATggtgaattttgttttctaagctAGAATCTGGTACGTAGACAGTCCTAACTGTGAGTAGAGAAACTGCACGACTGACAAAAAGGATGTCTTCGTTTAAAGAAGAAACGCTCTGTGTCTGCTTTGTTAATGTGTGTAGCTGTAAAAATCAGTGTAACTATCTGAGGTAAGCTGAATGCCCAGCGCAGTCAGCTGGAATTccaggcagaggcaggcagcGAGTCCTTCGAACTTGCTGTTTAATTGATCAACATCTATTTGTGAGTGCCCTTTCATAGGGATCTTGAGGGACTGCAGGAGAAGGGTAAGCACTCGCAGGAAGCACTGTGTGCGTATGTTAACGAGGCTCTGTGTCGTGGTCATGCTTGTTATCACGTTAcgccttgattttttttgtaaagataTATCTGACGTAGAGGGGTGTAGGCCTAtgtcatgtttaaaaaaaaaaagtcaacattCCACGTTTGTGGCTGTTGATTGTGCACCACTGCAGCTCAGAAAAGCTGTCTGCCTTTTGAGGAGAATGTGAAATTTTTTGGTTGCTCAGTATTGGATGAATATTCAGCACCAATTTAATGGCCAGAGAAAGTAAATTAGATACCTGGGTACTCATAGTCCTATAAGTAGAAGTGCAATTCAGTTGGCACCCTGTTTTTGATTTCTGTGGTGTCACcagtgaaagaagagaaaccagAAGAGAGAGATCCTCTTTCAGACTTGCAAGATATCAGTGACAGTGAGAGAAAAACCAGCTCGGCAGAATCTTCCTCAGGTAATCAAATGCAACGTAGTAGATGCAATTAATCACACCGTTGTCTGTTGGAGGAAACAGTTATTAGATAGTGTATCTACTTAGTTCCCTGTTTTACTGTTCCTCAGCGGAGTCTGGATCAGGctcagaagaagaggaagaagagtcTAGCAGTGAAGGATctgaggaagagggagaagaagaagaggaggaggaggagacaggaAGCAATTCTGAAGAAGTGTCTGAGCAGTCAGCTGGTGAGTAATGTAAAGCAGGTCGCAGTGCGGTGTGTTatggcttttctttgtttcccatCCTGTATTTTAGttggatattttctttttctcttagtCTAGGATAGGCTGAGACCTCACAGGTCAAAatagctaaaaagaaaaaagagcatgTCACATTTTAGTGTTTTATATAAAGGTAATACCAATTATTTGTCTAAGAAGCCAGATAAGAAAACCAAAAGCCGCTTGTGACTTCCTAAATGGTGTAATGCTAACAGTTTAAATAAGTTTATATTGGACGGTAACAGACAGTCTATAGAGAACAATTCTGCACTCTGCGTGGGGATGGTGAAACACATAGATCTGTTATTTTTGAATTGCTTCAGTTGCaaatagcagattttttttcattacagtacAACTACAtgaatgtaataaaaaaaaggtttagtaAGAGAAGTCTTACAGCCATTCTTGTCATTAATTAATACaggaaaaagcacagcagcccactttgaatatttttctttaaaaaactgtcgggatatttttatttaaatccatTAGAATTACTAAGCAAACCTTCATTAGTCTCCCACCTAATGTTGAGTTGTTGAGTTTGAGGAAGCATTTGTTTCCTAAGTGAAACAGCAAGTGTGATGTCATGAGCTAGATAGCAGTAAAGGCACAGTAAATTAGAAAAGCATTTCAACAGTGATCTGCATCGCAATCACTACTGAAGTGCTGAGTTGATTTGGTTGAACTTGGTTCTCTCTTGCAGAAGAGGTGAGCGAAGAAGAAATGAGTGAAGAGGAGGAACGGGAGAATGGAAACCACATCCCAGTTGGTACAATGCAAATACTGATGTATAAAGAAATGGTTGTCTCAATTTTTGCTGCTAaatctgtttctaaaaatattttaaaatactttaaatctGTTTGTTGCAGTTTTACCATCATTCTAAGGCATTGTGTATTTTGCGTTTTAAGGCCATTCTCATGTCAGAATCAGAAATTCCTTGAAATCTGAACCAAGGTCTAGGTTTAGAGGAAATCAGATCCTAATCTAATGAGCtacaatttccttctttttcattttgggtCTCTTGTCCTGGCCTCTCATCAAAACACCTTTGCAATCTGAATGAGAGATAGttgatcactttttttcttgcGTTCtgttaaagatttatttttttgatgtgCCGTGTTTAACTCAGGAAATTGTATGTACGTGACTGTAAACTGGGATGCTTGAAAGCATCATCTCTCTGCAAACAGGAGAAATTTGGCTTCTTCTCATTGATCTTCAGTATTCCGCCAACATAAGTTGCATACCTTCGCTGTCTTACAATGATAAGCATTTCACTTCCATTATTTGTCTAAAGCTGAACTTAATTGTTCCAAATGACTCCCTCTTTCCACGACTGATTCTGACTTTTGAAGTTACAGAGTCGAGGTTTGATCGAGATTCATCTGGAAGTGaagtggaagaagaggaagTAGGGGAGGGGACCCCCCAGTCCAACGCGATGACAGAAGGAGACTATATTCCCGACTCCCCAGCCTCTTCCCCCATTGAACTGAAACAAGAGCTTCCTAAGTACCTTCCCGCACTTCAGGTAGAGAATCTCTTACAGGGTGCTTGAGCACGGCATACACAAGTAGATTTCAGGAGCTGCTTCACTAACGTGATAAACATTTGCAGTAGCATTTATGCATGAGATAGTTCACGGGCAGAATATGTCTTGCTGACTCAACATCACAAAATACACGTTTCTCTGTGGAATATTACTGCCTTGACGAGTAAAAGAGATACATGGAGCAAAAGTGAGGTGACTTTTATGTAGAGATAAGAGTATAATGCCTTTGATTAATACTAACCGTATTGTTCAATTCTCTTGGTAAATTTTAACTATTTCTGTGAAGTTGCATGAGTTTAACTTATGTCttcttaaaacagaaacacaacacTCCTGCAGACACTTCAGAAGTAAATGTtgcctctctcttttctcagggATGTCGTAGTGTGGAAGAATTTCAGTGTTTGAACAGGATTGAAGAGGGAACATACGGTGTGGTGTACagagcaaaagacaaaaaaactgGTTAGTATAAACAGTCTCCAGTTACTATCTTCATGGTATTAGCTAAGCATTGTGTCATAAATATCATCTAATGTAAGAACATTTCAATCAAGATCTGCGTTACTTCAACAGCTATTGTCATCTGTAGGGATTGGTATGAATTTTGGGACCTGTAAGTTGAAAACTTGCTTATTTACCTATTCTTGAAAATACGGAATCAGCGCTGTCATGTGTAAGAACTACACACAAGTTGCATCTAGTGTGTTTGGCATTTCTGTAGACTCTTCTGTTGTCTGCCAGCGGAGCTTTATAAATTCAAACAACCTTCACAATAACTGACCAAGAAGTATAGAAAGGGGGGTCTGCAGTAGAGTGAGAAATACAGTTCGGGTATCTTGCCTTGCAGATGGCTTTTTAAGCACAAAATGGATATTCTTTTGTACCAGTCTTCCTCCctaagaaaggggaaaactatagaaagttaatttttcttttagctgaTTTCTACTTGCGTCccatatataaatttaaagctgCAGTGATATGCAAATTATGGTTCTGCATCTACATTGaggaacaaaatgtttaaaatgcttcctttttcGAGGCTAATCAGTGCATTTAAGAGGACGTGGACTTTGACATATGGGTTTTGCTAGCAGCTATTTGAGttcagaagtaatttctttATTGGACGCTAAAACCAGTTAATATGATTTCAGTTTCTGGCCCATTAGGCAATTATTTCTGGTCTGTGATTTGCTTTAGCTAGTTAATGGATTGATTGGTTGGTTGAATTTAAGTAAGTGTGCCACTAGGTGTCACGCTAAACACAGCCACTGATGAGAGAATTCACAAATGCAGTGTTCTGCGTACTGTGAGTATATACTGCAGTATTTTGTTGTAGAAAGAAATTTCCATACACAAGTGGatttatagttttaaaattcaaaatcttttttcttaccTGGTTTGTAATGGCAAGCGTCTGGAGGAAATCATTGCATTTCCTATGGATGGTGCAAGAGTCAACTATCAGGTCATTTCTGTGTTCCTCTTCCATGCTGATTTCTcaagtgaaagaaatatttgcttgaATGCTTTAACGTCAACTGTGATATTagtgcagcttttctttttccctgggAAAAGATAATGTAAGATACAATCTGTTCTTTTGGCTCTGAcctctattttttccctgtagtgTTGCCATCACTAGTGATATGTTACTGTCTTGCAAGCTGGTCATTTTCAAAGAGAGCTTAgcacaataaattaaatatctgCAATTTTCAATAGAGGTGGCAGATGGCGAAGAGAGCTTGTGAAAATAATTGCGTTCTAGAGCAGACTTAGAAATTGTTATTCTCAGGTTCCAACTGACAAACTGTGATTTTGGTGACAGTTAAATTCTGGATATCTcagtttctctgtttattttagaataatatGACCTTTTGGTCTCCTTTTGGGGAATGGGAGTGTACAGCCGGCATGGTTTCTCTGACTTCACTCATCTACTGGATATCTGCCATCAGctccttcttttccttatcTGTCTTGAGGCGTTGGCTCAGAGGCTGACATAGCCATTATTTTCTACAATATCATGCAAAAGgagatttaaataaattgttcaCGTTGGTAATGTTTTGAGTTGGGTCTTAAAAGAGACATCAACTGTATTTGAGGCATTTTGATCACCTCATCTGAAGTCTGAGGATTTAGAGTTGAataagcttttccttttaatctcttTTGGGATGAGTTATGTTAGAATATGCTAAAATTCATGAAGTAAATTTTGGATTGATATTCcgtgttttcttatttttccttaaatttggcagttttttgtttgttttgttttgtttttacactgcTAATGCCAGACCGACTGTTGGTAAGTTCAATACAATGTCCTCTGTAACAGTGTACATTCAAATGCATTAAAGTAGTAAAAGAACACTGGGGGACCTCTTAACACGATTTTTTTTAGCTATATGATGGGGAGTCTGCAgttaataattctgtttttcttgcagatGAAATCGTGGCGCTGAAGCGActgaaaatggagaaggaaaaggaaggcttCCCCATTACATCtcttagagaaataaatactaTTCTGAAAGCACAGCATCTAAATATTGTCACTGTCAGAGTAAGTCCAGAAAC
It encodes the following:
- the CDK11A gene encoding cyclin-dependent kinase 11A isoform X2 gives rise to the protein MGDEKDSWKVKTLDEILQEKKRRKEQEEKAEIKRMKNSDDRDSKRDSLEEGELRDHRMEITIRNSPYRREDSMEDRGEEDDSLAIKPPQQMSRKEKTHHRKDEKRKEKRRHRSHSAEGKHARVKEKEREHERRKRHREEQDKARREWERQKRREMAREHSRRERDRLEQLERERERKIREQQKEQREQKERERRAEERRKEREARREVSAHHRTVREEYGDKVKMRPWSRSPLRQQRDKPEQGESRKPVKEEKPEERDPLSDLQDISDSERKTSSAESSSAESGSGSEEEEEESSSEGSEEEGEEEEEEEETGSNSEEVSEQSAEEVSEEEMSEEEERENGNHIPVESRFDRDSSGSEVEEEEVGEGTPQSNAMTEGDYIPDSPASSPIELKQELPKYLPALQGCRSVEEFQCLNRIEEGTYGVVYRAKDKKTDEIVALKRLKMEKEKEGFPITSLREINTILKAQHLNIVTVREIVVGSNMDKIYIVMNYVEHDLKSLMETMKQPFLPGEVKTLMIQLLRGVKHLHDNWILHRDLKTSNLLLSHSGILKVGDFGLAREYGSPLKPYTPVVVTLWYRAPELLLGAKEYSTAIDMWSVGCIFGELLTQKPLFPGKSEIDQINKVFKDLGTPSEKIWPGYNELPAVKKMTFTEYPYNNLRKRFGALLSDQGFDLMNNFLTYYPARRITAEDGLKHEYFRETPLPIDPSMFPTWPAKSEQQRVKRGTSPRPPEGGLGYSQLGDDDLKDTGFHLTTTNQGASAAGPGFSLKF
- the CDK11A gene encoding cyclin-dependent kinase 11A isoform X1; the encoded protein is MGDEKDSWKVKTLDEILQEKKRRKEQEEKAEIKRMKNSDDRDSKRDSLEEGELRDHRMEITIRNSPYRREDSMEDRGEEDDSLAIKPPQQMSRKEKTHHRKDEKRKEKRRHRSHSAEGKHARVKEKEREHERRKRHREEQDKARREWERQKRREMAREHSRRERDRLEQLERERERKIREQQKEQREQKERERRAEERRKEREARREVSAHHRTVREEYGDKVKMRPWSRSPLRQQRDKPEQGESRKPVKEEKPEERDPLSDLQDISDSERKTSSAESSSAESGSGSEEEEEESSSEGSEEEGEEEEEEEETGSNSEEVSEQSAEEVSEEEMSEEEERENGNHIPVVTESRFDRDSSGSEVEEEEVGEGTPQSNAMTEGDYIPDSPASSPIELKQELPKYLPALQGCRSVEEFQCLNRIEEGTYGVVYRAKDKKTDEIVALKRLKMEKEKEGFPITSLREINTILKAQHLNIVTVREIVVGSNMDKIYIVMNYVEHDLKSLMETMKQPFLPGEVKTLMIQLLRGVKHLHDNWILHRDLKTSNLLLSHSGILKVGDFGLAREYGSPLKPYTPVVVTLWYRAPELLLGAKEYSTAIDMWSVGCIFGELLTQKPLFPGKSEIDQINKVFKDLGTPSEKIWPGYNELPAVKKMTFTEYPYNNLRKRFGALLSDQGFDLMNNFLTYYPARRITAEDGLKHEYFRETPLPIDPSMFPTWPAKSEQQRVKRGTSPRPPEGGLGYSQLGDDDLKDTGFHLTTTNQGASAAGPGFSLKF
- the CDK11A gene encoding cyclin-dependent kinase 11A isoform X3; its protein translation is MGDEKDSWKVKTLDEILQEKKRRKEQEEKAEIKRMKNSDDRDSKRDSLEEGELRDHRMEITIRNSPYRREDSMEDRGEEDDSLAIKPPQQMSRKEKTHHRKDEKRKEKRRHRSHSAEGKHARVKEKEREHERRKRHREEQDKARREWERQKRREMAREHSRRERDRLEQLERERERKIREQQKEQREQKERERRAEERRKEREARREVKEEKPEERDPLSDLQDISDSERKTSSAESSSAESGSGSEEEEEESSSEGSEEEGEEEEEEEETGSNSEEVSEQSAEEVSEEEMSEEEERENGNHIPVVTESRFDRDSSGSEVEEEEVGEGTPQSNAMTEGDYIPDSPASSPIELKQELPKYLPALQGCRSVEEFQCLNRIEEGTYGVVYRAKDKKTDEIVALKRLKMEKEKEGFPITSLREINTILKAQHLNIVTVREIVVGSNMDKIYIVMNYVEHDLKSLMETMKQPFLPGEVKTLMIQLLRGVKHLHDNWILHRDLKTSNLLLSHSGILKVGDFGLAREYGSPLKPYTPVVVTLWYRAPELLLGAKEYSTAIDMWSVGCIFGELLTQKPLFPGKSEIDQINKVFKDLGTPSEKIWPGYNELPAVKKMTFTEYPYNNLRKRFGALLSDQGFDLMNNFLTYYPARRITAEDGLKHEYFRETPLPIDPSMFPTWPAKSEQQRVKRGTSPRPPEGGLGYSQLGDDDLKDTGFHLTTTNQGASAAGPGFSLKF